From the genome of Tripterygium wilfordii isolate XIE 37 chromosome 6, ASM1340144v1, whole genome shotgun sequence:
tccgataccaaatgatgTAGTGGGCCTAACTCACCCCTGAAAACCGGCTTACAAGGGGAGGATTGTCCACCACATATAAAGCACCTTACTTGCTTCCACCTACCCAATGTGGGATATGAGAACGACCAGCGCACTACATCAAACATTTATTTACTATGGTCGATGAGGTTCTTATTCTGTACCCATCTTATCTCTTATTGAAAATCTAAAAGCATAGACAAAAATATATTAGcagaaaataaaaatccaaagcatagacaaaaatatattagcagaaaataaaaatccaatGAAGCTGAGTATTAGTTTACTATTTATTGCTCTCTGTTTTTCTGCATTTGCTCAGACTTGAAAGCATTGTTTCTCTACACAGTTATCATCCTCCCATTTGGTGAGAGGAACAAGACTCTTCACAAAGTTTGTGACTTATAAACTAACCTTTTGACCCTGGAGTCCAAGATTTTTCAACTATTTGGTGCTTGCATCACAAAACAGCAACTGCCCCGTTGGATTTGCCAAAAATAGCCAACCATTATTCGAAAGACCTAAGGGCCACTCAACCCCTGAAAAGGGTCCAACACTATGTAGTTTTACCCAATACTCTTTCACTCCATACTCTGTCATCACCCATACATCAAATTGTGTATTTGCATTCTTCCAGTAGTGATCGTCATAAACAGAACCAGTGAATCCCTCAAAACTTGAATATCCATTATTATAAATAATAGCAGCAGGTAATCCATTAAAACTTGAGATTACGCAATCATAACGAGACTCATCAAAATCTGGTAGTGGCAATCTCTCAAAAACTTCATTGGCAAAGTCAAAGGTCAAAGGACATCCAAATTCACCACCCGTCAACAGACTACTCCATTCTTACACGGATAGAAAACTCCATTGTTATATGGAATGTCCATTATTGAAATCATGGAGTTCACTACGTTTAGCATTATTCAAAACAACGTCTTCAAGAGGAGAGGTTGCTCTCCAAGAATCATCTTTTAGAGAGTATAGATCAACTTGATCTATTGAAACCTCTGGAAAATATGATGCTTTATTCACATAATTAACAACGAACTTCAAGACTTTGTGATATTTCGTCTTCTTATCAAAAGCCAATGTCGCCAAACTCTGTTGAGCGTATGCCAGGCGGATGCTTGACGGTGGACGGAGGCAGAGGCTTGACTTCTCCAGTTGCTGGATTCCAGAGGGGAGTGAGATTGTTCAGAGAGGAACGATCATAAAGACAGAATAGGCCACCACAGGGACCCAATACTACT
Proteins encoded in this window:
- the LOC120000618 gene encoding uncharacterized protein LOC120000618, whose amino-acid sequence is MRLTSSSYTEILNDKNNKVGSFLVNHVSFSFGPRKNCHLLSVLSSTIKDGVEELLTLAGKIPLPFTKDFYDLVVLGPCGGLFCLYDRSSLNNLTPLWNPATGEVKPLPPSTVKHPPEVSIDQVDLYSLKDDSWRATSPLEDVVLNNAKQWSSLLTGGEFGCPLTFDFANEVFERLPLPDFDESRYDCVISSFNGLPAAIIYNNGYSSFEGFTGSVYDDHYWKNANTQFDVWVMTEYGVKEYWVKLHSVGPFSGVEWPLGLSNNGWLFLANPTGQLLFCDASTK